The Ochotona princeps isolate mOchPri1 chromosome 22, mOchPri1.hap1, whole genome shotgun sequence nucleotide sequence TGAAGTCCTGTGAGGATGCAACTCCTCCTGCAGCCCTGGGGGTCCATTGTGCGTGTATCTCATCCCGCATTGCTTGGCAGTTCTGTGTGCGTGTATCTTAGCCTGCAGTGCTGGGGTCCTGTTATTAGCTAAGCTGAGTAACCTTGCCAAGGTCCCTGACCTGTGCCACTGGGATCCCCTGGGAAGCCAGAGAAAGGAACCCTATGACCCATCCAAGCTGGGGCTGACAGCACCCCAGCACCCCAGGTTCACTTTGTTGGTGCCGGGAACCCTTCCCCTTTGCTACTGTCTTCCTGGGTGCTTCTTAGAGCCCAATTCTATCACATTCACTGCTCGGCCACTCTGCCAGGCATGGGGAACAAACCAACAGTCGAATGGGAATGATCAGGCATAGGGACCGACTTATTCTGGGTGCTGGATGTCACTCTGGGAGGAACCAACACTTGAGAGATAGTTGAGGTTTGTATGCATATGGATGTGCACGTTTGCATGAGTATGGGTGCCTATATATGTGTGTCTGCACagatgtacgtgtgtgtgtgtgaaaagatAGGCACTTGCAATCCATGGTCACCTCTCTGCCTGGCCACCTGGTGTCTCCTGAAGAAGGGAGGAGACCACGAAGGCAAAGGCTGCATGTCCACTTCGCCTGCCCAGCCTCATGAGACACTGCATCGGAGTTCACCACTATTATTCTTTCAGTCAACTACTGGGTAAGGATGCCATGGTTGCATGCCCCACAGGCATCCTGGTCTCAGTTTGTGAGGGATGAATTGAAACCTCCAGCTGGAAAAGTGTGTCTCCAGATCTGTCCAGACTTGAGGTCCCCGGCCAGTGTCACATATATTTACACATCAGCTTGGAACTCAGATGCCCTGTCTGTTTCCCAGATCCTGGCCAGCTGCCCACATCATGTCACACCCTGGCTTGGGTCCATACTCTCAAGGGCAGGGTCGTGTTCTACGGCTTCCCGGAGTagcccctggccagccctggtAGAAGCAGAGCATCACCTTGGGCCTGTCTTTgtccagcccaccccagcccacaCCAGCCCATTCTTCCTCACCCCATCCCATCCCTCCCCAGCCCACTtttcctcatcccagcccaccacagtccactccttcccacccctccccaacccaccTCTCCCCAGGCcaccctagcccagcccaccccccacACCGCACCTCACCCATCCTCACCCTGCCctaccccagccccaggcaggcctgctttgattcccatccacctcccagcagcccctctgtgCCTAGCCTGGAGCTCCACCCTGTCTGTAGACCTGACAGGTATAGGCTTGACTTCCGTCACAGCCCCCCATTTCACCCTCCTCTGCTTACCACAGGTGATGAAATTACAGCACCTGACTCTCTTAAGCCAACTTTTTGCCTTGAGAAAAGATCTCTTGCTTAACATGGGTGAAATTTCAGGCCTCCTCTGTCTTCAGCCTCCATGTTAATATCAGCACCCAGCTAGCGTTTTACCAATATAGACATTTTGGAAGCCGGGGTGCCggatctgctgctttctctgattCCCATTCTCTCTGGTCGTCCTCCCCCTCActccctggctccactcccactCACCACCACAGTGCACATTCATGAGCTCCCATGCGCCCACatccaagaaggaaaaaaagctcACAGGAGCTCAATGTGATTATGTCCTctcgacttttttttttaatggctctgGTTTAATCTTTTTCAACACACCCCACACCCTCAATCTCCAAATCTTTCCCAACTCCCAGGAAGCCGGGACAACCCTGGGAGACACTGGGGGATGCTAAGCAGGTGTTGGGGCTgaggtgggaggaggaaggggacagCAGACTGCTACACAGAAATCTCACTTAGCAACGACAGCAGGGgaacagaaaggaagggagcCAACTCTGAgcatcttcttccctccctcccctgcacacTGCATCCCTACAACAAGGCCGAGAAAGTCGGCAGACAGAGCCAGGGCACAGCCTCACCCTTCCTGTCCATGAttccccagctgcagccattaagTTACACGCGTGCAGGTGTCACTGTTTCCCTGGtcacttcctgcttccctctAGCCCAGGTCCCAGAGGAGTCCTACCCTCTCGGAGGGGTCCTCCTGGTAAGCCAGGGGCATGGGAGAGGAGCCTAGGTCTGAATGCTCTAGAGGGCGTCACTGACTCCTCTGGGAGACGCTTTATCAGCAACAGCTGGTACTTCATGGGGTCAAATTCATGAGCAGGTGTGGAGGGCTGAATTGAAGGGTGGCACAGAGCTCTTCAGAACGTGGTGGTTCCGGTGGATGGCATCGGCTTGTGGCCGGGTTCTGGTGGTTGCAGCGGCGAAGGCTGTGCGGCAGGCTCTAGCGGGCAGGGCAGCGGCGGACAGATGCACCTCACCCCACCTCTGCTCTTGAGGGCTGCTGTGGCGAAATAGTCCAGGGCCTCCTCTTCagcaccgccgccgccgccacccacAGTATCCAGGAGACAACAGCGCAGGCAGAGCACACGCTGGAAGGAGCGTCGGAAGTTGTCGGAGAGGAAGCCATAGAGAATGGGGTTGGCGCAGCTGTTGGCATAGCTGAGGATGAGTGACACGTGGTTGACGGTGGCGTCCAGGCCGGTGACAAAAAGGTTCAGCAGCTGCACCACATAGAAGGGCATCCAGCAGAGCACGAAGACGGCCACCACCATCAGCACCAGCCTGGTGATCTTCTTCTCGGAGCGCCGGCGCTGCTGCCAGCCTGCGCGCAGCGCCACAGCGCGCATCTTGCCCACGATCAGCAGGTAGCATAGGCCGATGGCCAGCACGGGCAGCAGGAAGCCCAGCAGGAAGGTGTAGATCACGAAGGCAGCCGACCAGGCCCGGTGTGGCCAGTGCAGGTTGCAGGCCACGGCTTGGCCGCTGCGGGTTGGCCTGGTATCCGCGAAGATGGCAATGGGCAACGTgaccagcagagcagccagccacACCCCCAGGTTGACAAGCTTGGCCACTCGGGGCCTCCTGTAGGTGGCTGCGCGCAGCGGGTGCACTACGGCCACATAGCGGTCCACGCTGAGCACGGTTAGGCAGAAGACGCTGGTGAACATGTTGAGTCCGTCCACGCTGAGCACAGCCCGACACAGCGCGGAGCCGAAGGGCCAGTGGCGCAGCGCTGCCGATGAGGCCACGAAGGGCACGCTGAGCATGAACAGCTCGTCGGCCACAGCTAGGTTGAGCAGATAGATATTGGTGGCCGTCTTCATCTTGGCGTAGCGCAGGATCACAAAGATGACCAGTGCATTGCCCACCAGGCCTACCAGGCATACCAATGCATACACGCACTGGATGGCGATGGTACCGGCTAACCCCGGGCCTTCGgtcccagccgcagcctccagatTCTTCTCGGGCGGATCACCTGTGCTGTTGGCTACGCCAGACCAGATCATCTCCAGCTCCTCTTCGGCCCCCGAGGGCAGCATCGGGGACACACTCATGTCTAAGGGTAGCAGGTGCCTCCCCTACTACCTCGGGACCGCTGAGCTTGATAACGAGCACGAGCGGCGGCGGTGGTGGCTTTTGGCGGCAGGGTCGGGGTCTCTCTCCAGCTCAAAGAGGCGCACTCCTTAGCTTGTGGTGCCTAAACAGCCCTGCCGGGGACCGGAGGTGGGGAAAGCGCCCCGCTCCGATCCCCTCGCAGTGAACGGGCACGCACTCTGGAGCGGGATTGCTGTCGGGCACCCCCACCTCTGCTGAACCCTCCCCGCCGCCGATTCGCTCCCCCTGCCCCCGTGTCTCCAACCCGGTGCCCTGGGTTCCCTCGGAGCCCCGCACGGCTAACCTCCTTCCTCCTTGCAGGTGCTTTGCGATGCCCTCAGCTGCGGCTGTGCACTCCTGAGGCTGGCGCCAGCGGAGCTGGTTCTCCTCTGCGCGGGTAACCAGGCGCGCAGGATGCAAGCGGCATCACCCAGGGCGCGCACCGCTCTTTCCTCCACACTTGACACCGCCGCCCCCGTCCCTGCAGTGTTCGCGACGCCTGCTCGCATCCTTAAGCCCATTTCGTGAAGCTGGGAGACCTGCGGCTTCAGCCGGGCATCGCATCGCGGGTCCCTGCAGGTCCCAGTGGCTCTCCTTAGCCCCGCCTCTTCTTTCACTTCacgcagctcctgcctcccaccaccACAGCTACTTGAACTTTTCAGAGTAAATGTCTGTCAGATACCGGGGGTGGAGATGCACTCGCAGAGGTGGGGACCACCGGAACCCAAGCCGTGGTCTGCCCTGTGATGTTCGGTGCTGCGCAGGCAGTGGTATAAAACCTGGAGAGAAGTACCCTGCCTTGTACCTCTGCTTGTCACCGGCTTGGGGTCTCTACCGCGGGGCTCCAGCATGTATCTGGGGAGGGGGCAGTTCGGGAAGGATCGGGATCTTGCCTTGTTGCTTCACCCCTAAATTCTATGGCAGACACTCACCaatgccccctcccctcccccagctgcagccccaaCGCGGTTGGGCTGCAGGCGGTACAGAATTCCAGCAGGTGTTGTCCTCAACAATTCTTCTTAAGGCAGCCCTGAGCGCCACGCTGGAGGGAACTCCACCTAGCTGAGCCCCAGGAGGGGTCTGGGAAGGGCTCCAAGCCTTGCCTGGGGTGGCTCCTGGGACCCactctggggctggggacagcggCGGGGTAGGGGTGCAGTCAGGATGCTGTAGGCCAGCTGGAAGAGCAgtaggaggagaaagaagaggaaaaggaagaagaggaggaggagggatagggagaggaggaggaggcctttctttcccaggagctgcaggctgtcagctgctctgcctctcgcCTTGGGATGAGCTTATGGATGTGTTCATCACTATGCAGTACTGTCGTCAGTCCCAACTCCACCCCTGGGATCTGCTGCCCCAATAGATTGTTGACCTAGTGGCCCCTCTCCTTTGTTTGTGGTCGTTCCCGTTCCTCTGTCCTTTCCTATGGGCCCATTCATGGGACTCTACTCCAACTTCCAGGAAGAGGAAGGGGTAGGTGCTTTGCCATTAGAGGTATAggtgttttaggaaaaaaaaaaaaaaaaactggatgaaGGGCCCTCAGATTTGGGCAGGAGAACAGAAACTTGTCCACCCTGGACTCTGGGGAGGATCCCTAGATGGCCCCCTCGCAGAGATGGGCTCCTCTGGGCTCCATGAGGAGGTGCTGGAGGTTGGTCCACTCGCTTGGgctccttctgctgccttcttgaTCTGGTGATGGCAGTCCTGACAACAAACTGACccacccttccttcttttcttttctttctttctttctttctttctttctttctttctttctttctttctttctttctttctttctttctttctttctttctttctttcttccttccttccttccttccttccttccttccttccttccttccttccttccttccttcctttcttctttccttcctctctctttctctctctctctctttcttcctttctcttacatttatttgtttatttgaaagacttgcaaagagaaagagagagatcttccacctgctgggtcactcctacATTAActctggactgggccaggctgggccaggctaaacgcATGAGCCACAGATGAGCAACAATGAGTATCTTCTATGACTAGCAGCtgccaggtacttgggtcatgttcaggtgctttcctaggtgcatcggcagggagctggatctgaagtggagcagttgtgcCCAATTGGCATccatttaggatgccagcattgtgggcaGTGGCTTTACATTTTGTACCTTAAAACCAGCTCCAGCTCCAAGTCATACAGTGACTGTGCTGCTGACTAGGGTAGAACATCCTCTAAAGAGCTTTCTGCAGCTTGGATCAACCTGGAACAGCTCTGCTGCCGCCAAAAGCATGGTGAGCACAATTTGCTGATGCTGAGAGCATCTCTTTGCTAACAGTGATTTATGCAGGTGCCCCTGTGGACGGGCAAAGCATCTTTGGATTCCCACCTGCGCAGCACTGGCAGCATCAGAGGTGGTAGTGTGACAGAGCGACCACCCTTCCCCCAGGCCCAAGGCTCACACTAGGATGAAGCCTACCTTAAGGTTTCAGTCTGTGTTGACTCATCTCTAAGCTGAACATCTGAAATCCATAACACTCCAAATTCCAAAACATCTTGAGTAGTTATATGAAgccacaagtggaaaatttcGCACCATGCGATTTGACTTCCTGCacagaattattaaaaatattttataaaaattactttTGGCTGTGTATATCAGGCATGCATGGAACATGAAGAACGGAGTCCTGTTCCCAAGACATCTTGTTGTGTATGTATCAGTGCTgtgaaatctgaaaaataatatgaaaactgaacttttcattttgttttaaagatttatttggcaaAGATACGCAGAGCGggacatagagaaagattttcattcactggttcactccccaaatggttgcaactgtcagaactgggccaggccaaaatcaggagccaagagcctcatctgggtctcccatgtgggtacaggggtccaagtgcttgggccatcctcttctgtcttcccagtgtattagcagggagctggattggaagtggaacagctgggaattgaactggtgcccctgtgggatgccagtgcttcaggATTTGGCTTTAtacattatgccacaacaccagattTTACAACATTTCTGATCCCAGCACTTTGAGTAAAGGATACCTAAGATGTACTTATTGAATGATTTCCTTGAAAGAAACTGAACCTAAAATCATGAGACAAAGGACAAGTCAGCTTGAGAATGACCTGGGTCTGGAAATGGGGAACATCTCTGGCAGTTTGTTCACCAAGTCCCAGATGATAGAGGTGCAGCCGCTCAGGCTTAGGAAATAAGGCCAGCCCTCCAGTGGGGAGTGTGAGCGCCTGCAGACTGTTCTTAAGAAACAgatgaacaaaataaacaaaaaacaaggctTACTCAGGATAGAAATGGGCCCAGGACAATTGGCCCAGGGTGTAAATAGAGCGTTGATCATTTTATTAGAAGGGCTCAATGGCAGTGGCAGCTGAGCTGCCTGCATGGTCACTTCTCACTCTTTGACGCACCCTATCCCCTGCCTGCCTCAGTCCTCCCACCATCAACTGATtgtctatcacactgggccagcCTTCCCCCTCATAGTCTCTAGGGCAAGAGCCAGACCTGCCCTTGAAGTCGCTTCCAAAGTCTCTCAGTGAATCTCATTGGTTAGAAATGACTCATTTCCCTACTCTTAACAGCAATTGCAGGTTCTTACGAAaagaaattgatttatttatttgattgaaaaTCTCCACTgcaaaaagatctctctctctctctttttttttttttttgctcatataCTCCTCAAATGCACTCTACTTCCAGGGTTGGGtttagccaaagccaggagccaagaactctgcctgggtctctcatgtggtgacAGGGACCACCCCTGTTGCTTggacccatcatctgctgtctttccaggtgtgttaacaggaaacaggatcagaagtggtacagctggagcttgaactggtggtctgatatgggatgctggtgttgcaagtagaaaaaaaaggcAGCCAAGAACTCAAGATTCCTTACCTTGTTCAGTGAGATCATCTGAGAGCAGTATCGGCAAAATTGAGTCACACCATGTGCTAAACAGTGTTCCAAACATGTACAATGCTTAACATGGAACCTGAAGGTGTGTATGTTCTTAAACTCATAGTAACCATTGTCACTACAGGAGCCAAGCTGTACACACAGACCTTGtgtttccagtctctcctgcccactcTACACAGCAGGGTGAAAGTCATAGGAGCATTTGAAGCATGTTTTTGTCTGCATATAATGTTGGAAACTCAAATCCTTTCATAACTAAATGATGTAAGGATCAGTGGGTAGGAAACGCTGTTTTTCCAGGAGCTTGGGGCATAACACGCATACTTACAAATAGTCTTGGCAAATGTTCCTATAAGGCTATttgaaagctaaaaaaaatccttgccaGAATGTTCGAGATAGATTCTAAGCTTCTGGAGCTAAGGGATGAGGGCTTTTTTCTAGCTGGCACACCTGCGTCTAAAAGTGTCATTCTTATCTAGAGTTTGACTAGCTCAGTGAGTCATCTGTTTCTCAACTCCCTGTCAAAGAACTTTGAGGGGTTGAAATTTTACCCTGCTTTCAAGCTAATCAGTGATCCACACAAGTCCCATCCAGATGTGTCTGAGGTATGCCTTATCAGGCCCCATTGTCTCTTTCTCCCTTAGCTGGTGGTTTCTTGGTCTTTCCTGGGCAATGGAGGGTGGGGTGTGGGTGGTTCTGGGTCAGCTCTTTACTGTAGAGCAACTCCTTGAGTTAACAGAGCAGTATGGGGGCTGCACAGGCTCTGCGAGACTCCTCAGACTTCTAGGGTCACTGCTGAAGCAAGCATCCTAACACCAGACTTTTATTTGGAGACAGGAATGTCTGACAAAGCTACAACTGGTCTACCCACAGTGGGCTGAATCCACTTTTTCAGAAGACCAGGAAGACCACATGTGACCAACCAGCCAGCCATCCCAGGGAGGCCATACATGACCAACCAGAGGCCACCGCCCCCCAACACAAGTTGCTCACACAAGCTGAACCTCACTTTCATGTGGGGGGATTCACTGCCCCCAACCCCTTATGAAACCCAGTAGTTGAGCCACAGCTGCCTGCCACCCTTGCTGTGCGCATTGGAAAAtaaattcttgctttctttcaccAGCCTGAGGTCTGTCATTGGACTACTATATGCTGGGGGAGTGGATCCTGCTTTGAGGGTTCTCTAACAACAAGAGGCTCATGGATCCAGAGCGCACAGGCTGGGTTACCCTTGGCGAGGCAGGCAGCAAGAGGAGTAATTTCCCATGCTCTCCACAGCTTGCAAAGGAGGCCAGGAGACCACGGGTCCAGCAAGATGCTGCATGCTAGGTGGGTTTGTGCCTGAGGTGAGCAACTCTGAGTCCAAGATAGCTGAGTCCTACTGGACTGATGGCTCAAAGTCTTTGGGCttttatacccatgtgggagaccaagaaaaagctcctggttttggatcatctTAGCTCCCATCATTGTAAGCActcggggaagtgaaccaaaggatgaaagatctttctgtctctccttctgtctacaaCTCTACCTTtcgcataaaaataaaattatttattacataATGGGTGCCACCATCCCTAGTAGAAATAAtctcctcaattttttttttcaaaagatctattcatttttattggataggcagatttacagagagaaggagagagaaagaccttccatccactggttgactccccaagtgactgcaacggttggagctaagctgatccaaagccaggagcaaggagcttctttcaggtctcccacatgggtgcagggtcccaagaccttgggccattcttggctgctttcccaggtcataggaggggagcttgaagggaagtggagcaccatgaacctgtgcctatatgggattctggcgtgtacAAGGCAAAGGCTTTGACCATTAgtctactgcgccaggcccaagaaattttttcaaaaaagatctatctgtttgaaaggtagaatgaccaagtgagggatacacacacacacacacacacacacacacacacacacacacaaccagtcattggctggttttttttttaaatggacacaATAGCTAGATCTGAACCAGGCTATACCTGGGAGTTAGAAACTGTCCTGGTTTCCCACCTGGGCCCATGGTCCACAGTCACAAAGGGCAGCAGATAGTGCCTGCTTGTGTGGGGAGGGACATTTAACTTTTTAGACCACCGATGGGAACGCTTGCCCCCTTTGCACCCTGTGCTTTTGCAGATTCTGGGCCCATGCCAATTCTAGTCTGTGTGCAGGGCCATCCCCTTTCCTGTCGGGTGGTGCTTTCCATTGTTCCTGGGTGTGCTCCTCGCCTGTCCTGCCATGGGTGAGTTGCCCCCCTTTGGGGAGGCACCCAGATTCTtttcctctcccatttcctgccTGGCTGAGCATCTCAGGTCTCTGCGGCAATAGGGAGATGCTATCATCTCTGGTCATTTTAGCATTGTCACCACTTGCTGACAGGGAACAATACTTGGCAGATAGGAGAAATGCCATGAGATAATGGTTATTATTGTAAAGATCTTCCCCTGCAAACACAGTTTCTAAGATAACAGGCTCAGATCATAGGAGCTCCATCACAGTGAGCCAGGGGTTGCATACACAGTCCCGaagtgtctggtgtgtgtgtgtgtgtgtgtgtgtgagagagagagagagagagagagagagagagagagagataaagagagagaaatcaggaCCTCAGCCAGGGGGCCAGGGGTGGTGAACATGCTGGGTTTTCCTTGCAAATAATGCCTGGGGAGTCAGGAGGAAACCTGCTCTGGGTTAGTTCATCTTAAAGGGCCACAGTGGAGGCCCCGGCCACTCTAGACTTCTTAGCAgtgtcttccttttcattttttggcTGACAagggccgctgctgctgctgcagatgaCCATGGGAGCTTCAGGAGCCTGCTGAATGGGGATGGCTTGGAAGGGCAGATCTCTCAGCCAACAGAGCAGAGGGTTGCAGCCATCAGCGAGCTGTAGACAGCTGAGACCCATTCTCAAGAATGTCCCACTCTTGCTGGACCATCATCTAAGCACAACTTACAACTGGTTTCATTGTTACAGTGTTTCTCAACTCTGCAGCCAGAGATCACTCTGGCCCCAAGACTGCTGACTTTGGGAAATGGACCTTGCTCTCTCACCAGTCCTTGGCTCTGGTGAATGGGCTGTTTGGTGGTGAGAAACTAGTGCCTGGCTGCTGTAGGGTAACAGACTTCCGACACCTGGCATCTTTTTTCCATGAAAGGCTTGGtatttaggggctggtgctgtggtgtggtagATAAAGTTGCAGCTTgttatgctggcatcctatatgggcaccagttcacgtcctggtggctctacttctgatccagctgtctgataacgacctagaaaagcaggagaagatagcccaagtccttgaccctctgcacccatgtgggagacccagaaaaagctgctgcctcctgactcctgccttgggTCTGACCCATTCTGGgtagtgtaccagcagatgagaaatctctctctcttcatgtctctccttcttgcttgGTAACTGTTTCAAAcaagtgaataaatttttaatgatAAGAAAAGAGAGACATGCAAATCCAGGCTTGGAGAAAAACTGCTTTGTTCAAGGAATACCTGATGAATTTAGTGATTGCCTAAATACCTCACCACCTATAAGCTTTCTTAGATCTCTCAGTTCTTTTTGCAGAATTGGGGTTTAAGGGGTACTGTGGAGCAGTAGCTACTGTATTTCTGTGTTCATGCACACACAGAAGCATATATGAAGGGACAccaaaatattcacagaaaatgaaattcaacgATAACAAAGTTTGCAAAGTTTTgcgaaagatttttaaaatccaagtGTGCAAAGAGTCTTTACATCATTCATGAGGAATATGTATTACACAAAGCTGCTTGGAGTTTGAAATGCTTTTGCAACAAAAGAGCTTaatctttagccgctaggccatgccaccgggccctaatctTTCATTCCATCTTACACGAGGCTTTTGCAGCGTCTTTGGTTGTGAAGCTGTGCAAGTGCATACACGGTGGCCTTTCTAAGCATGCTTGGGCTTGTGTTCGATCAAATGAGCATTGCATCTGTTCTGATTGTGTGGAGGCCTCTTTTTGTCATAATTCCACAAAGGTAACAACATTTGCACAACATTTGCATTGCTTCAGGAACTGTAAGCCAGCTAGAGCAGAGTTCACGCTACAGGAAGTTGGTTGTGTGCCACTGCTCCTGCCATGGAGTCCTGGCTCTATCGCCTTTGTTGTGGATGTCACCTGTCTCCCTGAGCTTGCAGCATCTCTTTCCTTTGTGATGATTGCAAGCCAACTCCACATGAAAGGTTAACTCACTAAGGGGTGAGTGTGGTGCTTGGTTGGGATTCCCAGGTCCCCACACTCAAATCACAGGAATTGCCTCTGTCCTTACCAGAGCAATGCTAAATACTATTTAAAAAGGTTTCACACCAACCTTGACTCATGGTCAGCATGAAAACCAATCAACCGCAGGCCTTGAATGGGCTGGGGGCCCCTTTGCCATCATaccattttgaaaaagaattgtttggaagtcagagttacagagggagagggagaggcatgCCAAGATGAAAGAGTATTTATGTCCTCTGATTGAGTcctcagttggccacaatggccaacctgggccaggctgaagccaagagcctcacttgggtctcccatgtgagtggcagggatccaaatcgttgggccatctttcactccCTGACCATTAGAAGGGAGATAACGGAAcggtggaacagctgg carries:
- the SSTR4 gene encoding somatostatin receptor type 4 translates to MSVSPMLPSGAEEELEMIWSGVANSTGDPPEKNLEAAAGTEGPGLAGTIAIQCVYALVCLVGLVGNALVIFVILRYAKMKTATNIYLLNLAVADELFMLSVPFVASSAALRHWPFGSALCRAVLSVDGLNMFTSVFCLTVLSVDRYVAVVHPLRAATYRRPRVAKLVNLGVWLAALLVTLPIAIFADTRPTRSGQAVACNLHWPHRAWSAAFVIYTFLLGFLLPVLAIGLCYLLIVGKMRAVALRAGWQQRRRSEKKITRLVLMVVAVFVLCWMPFYVVQLLNLFVTGLDATVNHVSLILSYANSCANPILYGFLSDNFRRSFQRVLCLRCCLLDTVGGGGGGAEEEALDYFATAALKSRGGVRCICPPLPCPLEPAAQPSPLQPPEPGHKPMPSTGTTTF